A window of Microcystis aeruginosa FD4 contains these coding sequences:
- a CDS encoding squalene/phytoene synthase family protein — protein MNLRDNALTILQETSRTFYIPISRLPDRLLEAVASAYLCMRAIDEVEDHPDLDNFSKSQILRQISLNLQAGTENSTKEDFAFGLVHREILPEVTLRIGEWAMLAPDSIAPRVWDATAAMADRMAYWAGNNWDIRTEIELDQYTFSVAGAVGLLLSDLWNWYDGTQTNRSYAIGFGRGLQAVNIARNHGEDLRRGVSFLPQGWTISDIHNYARRNLKLADYYTQSLPQGPALDFCKIPLALAHGTLEVLALGKEKLSRSDVIALVQQITR, from the coding sequence ATGAATTTGCGCGATAATGCTTTAACGATTCTGCAAGAAACGAGTCGAACTTTTTATATTCCCATAAGTCGTTTACCGGATCGTCTGCTCGAGGCGGTAGCCTCAGCTTATCTCTGTATGCGGGCGATTGATGAAGTAGAAGACCATCCCGACCTAGATAACTTCAGTAAATCCCAGATATTAAGACAAATTAGCCTGAATTTACAAGCAGGTACTGAAAATTCTACCAAAGAGGACTTTGCTTTTGGCTTAGTCCATCGGGAGATTTTGCCGGAAGTAACCCTGAGAATTGGCGAATGGGCGATGTTAGCGCCGGATTCGATCGCCCCGAGGGTTTGGGATGCCACGGCGGCCATGGCCGATCGCATGGCCTACTGGGCTGGGAATAACTGGGATATTCGCACAGAAATAGAATTAGATCAATATACCTTTAGTGTGGCTGGTGCCGTGGGTTTATTGCTGTCTGACCTCTGGAATTGGTACGACGGGACCCAAACTAATCGCAGTTATGCCATCGGTTTTGGTCGGGGTTTACAAGCGGTTAATATTGCCCGCAACCACGGGGAGGATCTGCGCCGGGGGGTAAGTTTTCTACCCCAGGGTTGGACAATTAGCGATATTCATAATTATGCCCGTCGTAATCTGAAATTAGCCGATTATTACACTCAATCGCTGCCCCAAGGGCCAGCACTTGATTTTTGTAAGATTCCCCTCGCTTTAGCCCATGGCACTCTCGAAGTCCTAGCTTTGGGTAAGGAAAAACTCAGCCGCAGCGATGTTATCGCTTTGGTACAACAAATTACCCGTTAG
- the hmpF gene encoding pilus motility taxis protein HmpF, translating into MLHLAEVKKQTRGFIGGYKTELKLLACQHKDQTWSVIPGEDIFTYDETNSLGEGALLLVNLSNNRQLQGNPELAGAEMVRQLQKISRLMERSKKDQEKIEQWKQSLTYQSEILNRQKMEMEARIEQIEEIEAEFEYLERKRQELETLKQQLNEQQRQLEEGQINYNSYPNLSPEQQQFIRSLTERLANHHDRGNSPSQILHSTLESVQGQQTILNSCWQSLEEQKKAVEERQVANEQMLNHLEQRARELQTSRSALETAKVQLQIQETVLSQKQELFERLNLTLQTTDSARQMLLSFAQGEDLGFDGKIERQALEKMPLEELESLVNNLQTDLKHLEIFVNDQEEELTLQSQTVEELAARMATIDESQRANLEEELAEEQERKGMLTATLVGQRRNLQERQAIRSQHLKILQRRQGILSPEEAQKCSFEPLLILLADNYQNNLEESQRLAAEIERIQEDLQKTSDSLDGQWSDLEQKTREFEEQERQWRDANLALLRLKTQVQQYETFLQPVQDHLDQIRQKLETISQWLTPMESNGSGYHHAINS; encoded by the coding sequence GTGCTACACCTTGCAGAAGTAAAAAAACAGACTAGAGGTTTTATCGGCGGTTACAAAACCGAATTGAAACTATTGGCCTGTCAGCATAAGGATCAGACTTGGAGTGTCATACCGGGGGAAGATATCTTCACCTACGACGAAACTAACTCCCTGGGTGAAGGTGCGCTTCTCTTGGTGAATTTGAGCAATAATCGTCAACTGCAAGGAAACCCGGAATTAGCGGGAGCGGAGATGGTGCGGCAACTGCAAAAGATTTCCCGTTTGATGGAGCGCAGCAAAAAAGATCAAGAGAAAATCGAGCAGTGGAAACAATCTCTCACCTATCAAAGCGAGATTCTTAACCGCCAGAAAATGGAAATGGAGGCAAGAATCGAGCAAATTGAAGAAATAGAGGCGGAATTCGAGTATTTAGAGCGCAAAAGACAAGAACTAGAAACCCTAAAACAACAATTAAACGAGCAACAGCGACAACTGGAAGAAGGACAAATAAATTACAACTCCTACCCCAATCTTTCCCCAGAACAACAACAATTTATTCGCTCTCTAACGGAGCGTTTAGCTAATCATCATGATCGGGGCAATTCTCCCTCACAAATTCTCCATTCCACTCTTGAATCTGTGCAGGGACAACAGACAATTTTAAATAGTTGTTGGCAGAGTTTAGAGGAGCAGAAAAAGGCAGTAGAAGAACGTCAGGTGGCCAACGAACAAATGCTCAATCATCTCGAACAAAGAGCTAGGGAATTACAGACGAGTCGCAGTGCTTTGGAAACAGCTAAAGTACAACTACAAATACAAGAAACTGTTCTGAGTCAAAAACAGGAATTATTCGAGCGTCTTAACCTCACCCTACAAACCACTGATTCTGCTCGACAAATGCTCCTTAGTTTCGCTCAAGGGGAAGACCTAGGTTTTGATGGTAAAATCGAGCGACAAGCTCTTGAAAAAATGCCTTTAGAAGAATTGGAGAGCTTAGTTAACAATTTACAAACAGACCTCAAGCACTTGGAAATTTTTGTCAACGACCAAGAGGAAGAATTAACTCTCCAATCCCAAACCGTGGAAGAATTAGCAGCAAGAATGGCCACAATAGATGAATCCCAGCGAGCTAATTTAGAAGAAGAATTAGCCGAGGAACAGGAAAGAAAAGGAATGCTGACGGCAACTTTAGTCGGACAAAGACGTAATCTTCAGGAAAGGCAAGCTATTCGCTCTCAACATCTGAAAATTCTGCAACGGAGACAGGGAATTTTATCTCCAGAAGAGGCCCAAAAATGTAGCTTTGAACCATTGTTAATTCTGTTGGCCGATAATTATCAAAATAATCTCGAAGAAAGTCAACGTTTAGCGGCAGAAATCGAGCGAATACAAGAGGATTTACAAAAAACCAGCGATAGTCTTGACGGTCAATGGTCGGATTTAGAGCAAAAAACTCGTGAATTTGAAGAACAGGAGCGACAATGGCGCGATGCTAATCTGGCATTATTGCGCTTAAAAACTCAGGTACAACAGTACGAAACTTTCCTGCAACCCGTGCAGGATCATCTCGATCAAATCCGTCAAAAACTAGAAACTATCTCCCAGTGGTTGACACCTATGGAATCTAATGGTAGTGGCTATCATCACGCTATTAACAGTTAG
- a CDS encoding response regulator transcription factor, whose amino-acid sequence MSEILLVEDSQTQRELICDLLRNSGIKVTIATDGVEALEHIQRANPDLVVLDIVMPRMNGYEVCRRLKSDPKTKNVPVVICSLKGEVFDRYWGMKIGADAYIVKPFEPIEFIYTIKQLLRG is encoded by the coding sequence ATGAGCGAAATATTGCTGGTAGAAGACAGCCAAACGCAACGGGAACTGATCTGTGATCTACTCCGCAATAGCGGCATTAAGGTCACGATCGCCACGGATGGGGTGGAGGCCCTCGAACATATTCAGAGAGCCAATCCCGATCTCGTCGTCCTCGATATCGTCATGCCCCGCATGAATGGTTATGAGGTGTGTCGTCGTCTCAAGTCGGATCCAAAAACCAAAAATGTCCCCGTGGTCATTTGTTCCTTGAAAGGGGAAGTCTTTGATCGCTATTGGGGCATGAAAATCGGAGCCGATGCCTACATTGTCAAGCCCTTTGAACCGATTGAGTTCATTTATACCATTAAACAACTGCTGCGGGGATAA
- a CDS encoding chemotaxis protein CheW, giving the protein MLNNADFFASDAQNIAPDGQELQSPVGELHLRFYLPSQDEFALSAVGICEVMQQPIDRITPIPNASPLLLGTINLRGQVIWVADLGQFLGDNSRLNTNRSEIPVIALEEQETILGLAVERLGDMEWLDLDQLGRAASIPAQIAPYVRGEWILGQESKKTLRLLDHLAILRSARWAA; this is encoded by the coding sequence ATGCTTAACAACGCCGATTTTTTTGCCAGTGACGCTCAAAATATCGCCCCCGACGGTCAGGAATTACAAAGTCCCGTCGGTGAACTGCACTTGCGATTTTATCTACCCTCTCAGGACGAGTTTGCCCTTAGTGCCGTGGGCATTTGCGAGGTGATGCAGCAACCAATCGATCGCATCACCCCAATTCCCAATGCTTCACCCTTACTCCTGGGCACGATCAATCTGCGGGGTCAAGTGATCTGGGTGGCGGATCTCGGTCAATTTTTGGGGGATAACAGCCGCTTAAACACCAATCGCTCCGAAATTCCCGTAATTGCGCTCGAAGAACAGGAAACGATCCTAGGTTTAGCGGTGGAACGTTTGGGAGATATGGAATGGCTCGACCTAGATCAACTAGGTCGTGCCGCCAGTATTCCCGCTCAGATCGCCCCATACGTGCGGGGAGAGTGGATTCTGGGCCAAGAATCAAAAAAAACCTTAAGATTACTTGATCATCTGGCTATACTCCGTTCTGCCCGTTGGGCGGCTTAA
- a CDS encoding methyl-accepting chemotaxis protein, protein MPSGTEYAKLYGQANIAYCQGNLENAAVIIKDMIGKYPDDPNVLLLQGHIDLGLQKYSLARESYEKVLQLAKNSPNRSDLVDYARQGLDQIRQWRFKAEDEDFTIAATESIAYREAAFDPGQGFSNSRSRESQAADPDWQNEGMDSDSGLFNQEALSEPRVGKVDSYDDDFGESEETAFSSLTLSSSGSHGSQWSGDSAKGEPAFPFVEAAEIDSLQEGWGGELGSTGEAPFMVSSDRRENPLTGRDQELSSTDTLGESNFAIDLEPTQRQGAKTGLNQGRVPQKRYEEDDARDFREPKLNDEDLDGFPPLALTDLARGLGDSDLFTRSGGEALSSGFAPEASGSLNASSGVGEPNFNPSRLKIPDDKRDSHLANASDRLLKPVVEVNPGKLAFFVNASLGKKQLILAALAGITPVILIFAVSNASWISNLLTAKPAPNSKEKTEKVAPKPAPASLSPFSQPKPAMMLLTGVGTFALTWLGLQLLISQIKRSLNDLQSQFAHLSEGNFNAKATIYSEDEFGQLANRFNQMARVVVTTTREAQGRAAETEREREDLQRQVIRLLDDVEGAARGDLTVEAEVSADVLGAVADAFNLTIQNLREIVRQVKKAAKQVNQASTNSESFARNQSSDALRMAEELAVTLNSVQMMTDSIQRVAENAREAEDVARTSSITALKGGDSVERTVVGILQIRDTVSETARKVKRLAVASQEISKIVAVISQIASRTNLLALNASIQAARAGDAGRGFAVVADEVRQLADRSAKSLKEIEQIVLQIQSETGSVMTAMEEGIQQVIDVTERSEQAKKSLEDIIQVSNRIDTLVRSITADTVKQRENSLNVAQVMQSVELTAQETSQESQRVAGSLQKLVSISRELLSSVERFKVDSEDDQ, encoded by the coding sequence ATGCCGTCAGGGACAGAATACGCAAAACTCTATGGACAGGCTAACATCGCCTATTGCCAGGGCAACCTTGAGAATGCTGCCGTCATTATCAAAGACATGATCGGCAAGTATCCCGATGATCCCAACGTGCTGCTTTTACAGGGCCACATTGATCTAGGACTACAAAAATACAGCTTGGCTAGGGAAAGTTACGAAAAAGTGCTGCAATTGGCTAAAAATTCCCCCAATCGCTCCGATCTGGTGGATTATGCTCGACAGGGGCTCGATCAGATTCGGCAATGGCGTTTTAAAGCCGAGGATGAAGATTTTACGATCGCTGCTACGGAAAGCATTGCCTACAGGGAGGCAGCTTTCGATCCAGGTCAAGGTTTTAGCAATTCTCGGTCGAGGGAGTCGCAAGCGGCTGACCCCGATTGGCAAAATGAAGGGATGGATTCGGATAGTGGTCTTTTCAATCAGGAGGCTCTCAGCGAGCCTAGGGTGGGTAAAGTCGATTCCTATGACGATGATTTTGGGGAATCGGAGGAAACCGCCTTTAGTTCCCTTACCCTGTCCAGTTCAGGCTCTCACGGTTCCCAGTGGTCTGGCGATTCTGCAAAAGGGGAACCAGCTTTCCCCTTTGTAGAAGCAGCGGAGATTGACTCGCTGCAGGAAGGGTGGGGCGGTGAGTTAGGGTCAACGGGAGAAGCCCCTTTTATGGTTTCCTCTGACCGGCGGGAAAATCCCCTCACTGGTAGAGATCAGGAGTTATCCTCTACCGATACCCTAGGAGAAAGCAATTTTGCCATTGACCTGGAACCGACCCAGCGACAAGGGGCAAAAACTGGCCTTAATCAGGGCAGAGTCCCTCAAAAAAGATACGAGGAGGACGACGCCAGAGATTTTAGGGAACCAAAACTCAATGATGAGGATTTAGACGGTTTTCCCCCACTGGCTCTGACGGATCTGGCCCGAGGACTGGGGGACTCAGATCTATTTACCCGTTCGGGAGGGGAGGCATTAAGCAGTGGTTTTGCCCCCGAAGCCAGTGGGTCCCTTAATGCCAGTTCTGGTGTGGGAGAGCCTAATTTTAATCCTTCTCGTCTAAAAATTCCCGATGACAAAAGAGATAGTCATCTTGCCAATGCTTCCGATCGCTTGCTCAAGCCAGTGGTGGAAGTCAATCCGGGCAAATTAGCCTTTTTTGTCAATGCTTCTTTAGGCAAAAAGCAACTAATTTTAGCGGCTTTAGCGGGTATTACCCCTGTAATCTTAATTTTTGCCGTTAGTAACGCCTCTTGGATTTCTAACCTCTTGACTGCCAAACCAGCCCCGAATAGCAAGGAAAAAACCGAAAAAGTTGCCCCCAAACCAGCCCCAGCCAGCCTTTCCCCTTTTAGTCAACCGAAACCAGCAATGATGTTATTAACTGGAGTGGGAACCTTTGCCCTGACTTGGCTAGGTTTACAGTTGCTAATTAGTCAGATTAAGCGGAGTCTCAACGATCTGCAAAGCCAATTCGCTCACCTCTCGGAAGGTAATTTTAACGCTAAAGCGACGATCTACTCGGAAGATGAATTCGGTCAACTGGCCAATCGCTTCAATCAGATGGCCCGGGTGGTGGTAACGACCACCCGGGAAGCCCAAGGCCGCGCCGCCGAAACGGAACGGGAACGGGAAGACCTACAACGGCAAGTGATTCGACTTCTCGATGATGTGGAAGGAGCCGCTAGGGGGGATCTCACCGTGGAAGCGGAGGTAAGCGCCGATGTTTTAGGGGCGGTGGCCGATGCTTTTAATTTGACTATCCAAAACTTGCGCGAAATTGTCCGACAGGTGAAAAAAGCGGCAAAACAGGTGAATCAAGCCAGTACCAATAGTGAATCTTTCGCCCGCAATCAGTCTAGCGATGCCCTGCGGATGGCGGAGGAATTGGCCGTCACCCTTAATTCGGTGCAGATGATGACCGACTCAATTCAACGGGTGGCAGAAAACGCCAGAGAAGCCGAAGATGTCGCCCGCACTTCCTCGATTACTGCCCTGAAGGGGGGCGATTCCGTGGAAAGAACCGTGGTGGGAATTCTGCAAATCCGTGACACGGTATCAGAAACGGCGCGAAAAGTCAAGCGTTTGGCGGTAGCTTCCCAGGAAATCTCGAAAATTGTTGCGGTAATCTCTCAGATTGCCTCGCGGACTAATTTATTGGCTCTTAATGCCTCGATTCAAGCGGCGCGAGCGGGAGATGCGGGCCGCGGTTTTGCAGTTGTGGCCGATGAGGTGCGCCAGTTAGCCGATAGATCTGCTAAATCTCTTAAGGAAATTGAACAGATCGTTTTACAGATCCAATCGGAAACGGGTTCGGTAATGACGGCGATGGAGGAAGGGATTCAGCAGGTTATCGATGTCACCGAGCGCTCGGAACAGGCGAAGAAGTCCCTAGAAGATATTATCCAAGTTTCTAACCGCATCGATACGCTGGTGCGATCGATTACCGCCGATACGGTCAAACAACGGGAAAATTCCCTCAATGTCGCCCAAGTTATGCAGTCGGTGGAGTTAACCGCTCAGGAAACTTCCCAAGAATCCCAACGGGTGGCGGGTTCTCTGCAAAAATTGGTGAGTATCTCCCGGGAGCTGCTGTCTTCGGTAGAACGGTTTAAGGTAGACTCGGAGGATGATCAATAA